Within the Corynebacterium sp. sy039 genome, the region GATTACCAAGCAGCTCAATAAGTTGATTCCTGTTCTGAAAGTGGTGCGGTTAGAAAAGGAAACAACAATTGCTCGTGCTTTGATGTTGGTGAAGGTGTCTGCAGATGCTTCTAATCGTCCGCAGGTGGTTGATGCGGCAAATATCTTCCGGGCTCGTATTGTGGATGTGGCACCTGACTCGGTGGTGATTGAAGCGACTGGGAATAAAGGAAAGTTGAATGCTTTACTTGATGTCCTTGAGCCATTTGGTATTCGTGAGTTGATTACTTCTGGTCAGATTGCGTTGAGTCGTGGTCCTAAGGTAATGACTCCAAAACAGAAGAACAACTAGCCTGCGTTTCATA harbors:
- the ilvN gene encoding acetolactate synthase small subunit, whose product is MTQQEISRHILSVLVQDIDGIISRVSAMFTRRSFSLVSLVSGKTETKGINRITIVVDADEVNIEQITKQLNKLIPVLKVVRLEKETTIARALMLVKVSADASNRPQVVDAANIFRARIVDVAPDSVVIEATGNKGKLNALLDVLEPFGIRELITSGQIALSRGPKVMTPKQKNN